A single region of the Chryseobacterium culicis genome encodes:
- a CDS encoding 4Fe-4S dicluster domain-containing protein: MSFIIGEKILVQGEHCIECTMCVPECPEQAIDDTEMYLDVGGYVSLKGVTISINVEKCIGCGDCIPVCPTSVFSYLNEPNPGGNNGGGTIGGGGQPGQDGEDKDPCLQAAQPSAHATQLSQTDAFNNAFSTIGGINDGKEHGYVLGSQNGAIISTDVQHGGPNNMTLNHNFENPVGSIHIHPANDSPPSVGDVYSLINAYNGHNTYSTYYVMNPDGTVYALVVTDPAAMNQFLQNHPSTQISGFAPNFPPPLFDDWNDFDGNWEMSLSHILDKYDAGMALLKRDNQGNFRKIKIDTKKNPDGTSTNTQTNCP, from the coding sequence ATGTCTTTTATTATTGGTGAAAAAATCCTGGTACAGGGTGAACATTGTATAGAATGTACAATGTGTGTTCCGGAATGTCCGGAACAGGCTATTGATGATACTGAAATGTATTTGGATGTAGGCGGATATGTCTCTCTTAAAGGGGTAACCATATCTATAAATGTAGAAAAATGTATTGGTTGTGGTGACTGTATTCCAGTATGCCCTACTTCGGTATTTTCTTACTTAAATGAGCCTAATCCCGGAGGTAATAATGGAGGCGGTACCATTGGTGGTGGTGGTCAACCCGGACAGGATGGTGAGGATAAAGATCCTTGTTTACAAGCTGCCCAGCCCTCTGCTCACGCAACACAGCTTTCTCAAACTGATGCATTTAATAATGCATTCAGCACAATTGGAGGAATTAATGATGGAAAAGAACACGGCTATGTACTCGGAAGCCAAAATGGAGCTATTATTTCTACCGACGTACAACATGGAGGTCCAAACAACATGACTTTGAATCACAATTTTGAAAATCCGGTGGGGAGCATACATATACATCCGGCCAACGATTCTCCACCATCAGTTGGAGACGTATATTCACTTATCAATGCTTACAACGGGCATAATACTTACAGCACCTATTATGTAATGAATCCCGATGGTACAGTTTATGCTCTGGTAGTAACCGACCCTGCTGCTATGAACCAGTTCTTACAGAACCATCCTTCTACACAAATTTCAGGATTTGCGCCTAATTTCCCACCTCCTTTATTTGACGATTGGAATGATTTTGATGGAAACTGGGAAATGTCATTATCTCATATTCTGGATAAATATGATGCAGGAATGGCTTTATTAAAAAGAGATAATCAGGGGAATTTTAGAAAAATAAAAATTGATACCAAAAAAAATCCTGACGGAACTAGTACAAACACTCAAACCAACTGCCCTTAA
- the cphA gene encoding cyanophycin synthetase, translating to MKIEKIQALRGPNIWSIRRKKLIQMRLDLEEMENYPTNKIEGFRERIEKLMPSLITHRCSEGVEGGFFHRVETGTWMGHVIEHIALEIQTLAGMDVGFGRTRETKTPGVYNVVFNYIEENAGIFAAEEAVKIAEALIESKDYDLTACIHKLKEIRERVRLGPSTGSIVEEAASRRIPWIRLGTNSLVQLGYGVNQQRFQATITGNTSSIAVDIACNKELTKRMLHDAAIPVPTGDLVVDEEGLNAVIKKIGYPIVLKPLDGNHGKGSSINVNDWDVAIIGLEHAQKYSRKVIVEKYITGYDFRILVINNKMVAAARRVPAHVVGDGELNLQQLIEKENKDPRRGYGHENVLTEIEVDKDTLELLEKLQYTLETIPQRGEVVYLKSTANLSTGGTSIDVTDMVHPENITMAERISRIIGLDVCGIDVMAENLTQPLKESGGAIIEVNAAPGFRMHLAPSEGLPRNVAAPVVDMLYPQGKPFTIPIIAVTGTNGKTTTTRLISHIVKSNGYRVGFTTSDGIYIQNTMLSKGDTTGPLSAEFILKDPTVEFAVLETARGGILRSGLGFSQCDIGVLTNIEEDHLGMNDIHSLKDLTKVKRVVLDSVKKSGWSVLNADNEYSMKIVNDLDSSVAIFSMDENNPHIVKFAKEGRITCVYEEGFVTIKKGDWKIRIGKAKDFPITMEGKARFMIENVLAASLASYLYGFGIEDISNSLRTFIPSAQLTPGRLNVFKFKNFKVLIDFAHNPSGYEAIEDYLKNVESTKKIGIISGVGDRRDNDIRECGKIAGRMFDYIIIRNEKHLRGRTEEEINGLIIDGINAAGRDVSYEIIPKEIEALKHAIGMAEEGTFITALSDVISNAIDLVQEYQAKELLEDDKNI from the coding sequence ATGAAAATCGAAAAGATTCAGGCACTAAGAGGTCCAAATATCTGGAGCATCAGAAGAAAGAAGCTGATACAGATGAGGTTGGACTTAGAAGAAATGGAGAATTATCCTACCAATAAAATTGAGGGATTCCGGGAAAGAATAGAAAAACTGATGCCCTCATTAATTACCCACCGATGCTCAGAAGGAGTGGAAGGAGGTTTTTTCCATAGAGTGGAAACGGGAACCTGGATGGGACACGTCATTGAGCATATTGCTTTGGAAATACAGACTCTGGCAGGAATGGATGTAGGGTTTGGAAGAACCCGTGAAACAAAAACTCCGGGAGTATATAATGTAGTATTTAATTATATTGAAGAAAATGCAGGAATTTTTGCTGCAGAAGAAGCCGTAAAGATTGCAGAAGCACTGATTGAAAGCAAAGATTATGATTTGACTGCATGTATCCATAAATTAAAAGAAATCAGGGAGCGTGTCCGTCTTGGTCCTTCTACCGGAAGTATTGTGGAGGAAGCGGCTTCCAGAAGAATTCCATGGATCAGATTGGGAACCAATTCATTGGTACAGCTGGGATATGGGGTGAACCAGCAAAGGTTCCAGGCTACCATTACGGGGAATACAAGTTCTATCGCTGTAGATATTGCCTGTAATAAAGAATTAACCAAGAGAATGCTTCATGATGCTGCCATTCCGGTTCCGACAGGTGATCTGGTAGTTGATGAAGAAGGTTTAAACGCTGTGATTAAAAAAATTGGGTATCCCATTGTTTTAAAACCTTTGGATGGAAACCACGGAAAAGGTTCTTCCATTAATGTCAACGACTGGGATGTTGCTATAATAGGTCTGGAACATGCCCAGAAATATTCAAGAAAAGTCATTGTTGAAAAGTATATCACGGGCTACGATTTTCGTATACTGGTGATCAATAATAAAATGGTGGCTGCTGCAAGAAGAGTTCCGGCTCATGTTGTAGGGGATGGAGAACTCAATCTTCAGCAACTGATTGAGAAAGAAAACAAAGATCCAAGAAGAGGCTATGGTCATGAAAATGTCCTTACTGAGATTGAGGTGGATAAAGATACCTTAGAACTTCTTGAAAAGCTTCAGTATACGCTGGAAACAATTCCTCAGAGAGGAGAAGTGGTTTATTTGAAATCTACTGCCAATCTTTCAACCGGAGGAACGTCCATTGATGTTACGGATATGGTACATCCGGAAAATATCACCATGGCGGAAAGAATTTCCAGAATTATCGGATTGGATGTCTGCGGTATTGATGTGATGGCGGAGAATCTTACGCAGCCTTTAAAGGAAAGTGGTGGAGCTATTATTGAAGTGAATGCAGCACCTGGATTCAGAATGCACCTTGCACCAAGTGAAGGATTGCCAAGAAACGTTGCTGCACCGGTGGTGGATATGCTGTATCCTCAGGGAAAACCTTTTACCATTCCGATTATTGCCGTAACGGGGACTAACGGAAAAACAACAACAACGAGACTTATTTCCCATATTGTAAAAAGCAATGGCTACAGGGTAGGATTTACCACTTCGGATGGAATTTATATTCAGAATACCATGTTGTCAAAAGGAGATACAACAGGGCCGCTTTCTGCAGAATTTATTCTAAAAGATCCTACAGTAGAATTTGCAGTTCTGGAGACTGCCAGAGGAGGAATCTTACGTTCCGGACTCGGGTTTTCGCAATGTGATATTGGAGTTCTTACCAATATTGAAGAAGATCATCTGGGGATGAATGATATTCACAGTTTAAAAGATCTTACCAAAGTAAAACGGGTCGTACTGGATAGCGTTAAAAAGAGCGGATGGAGTGTGTTGAATGCAGATAATGAATATTCGATGAAGATTGTGAATGATCTTGATTCCAGTGTCGCTATTTTCAGTATGGATGAAAACAATCCTCATATTGTAAAATTTGCAAAAGAAGGAAGAATTACCTGTGTGTATGAAGAAGGTTTTGTCACCATTAAAAAAGGAGATTGGAAAATCAGAATAGGAAAAGCCAAAGATTTCCCGATTACGATGGAAGGAAAAGCCCGATTTATGATTGAAAACGTATTGGCGGCTAGCTTGGCAAGTTATCTTTACGGATTCGGAATTGAGGATATTTCTAATTCTTTAAGAACCTTTATTCCAAGTGCACAGCTTACTCCGGGAAGACTGAATGTTTTTAAATTTAAAAATTTTAAAGTACTGATTGACTTTGCTCACAATCCTTCAGGATATGAAGCCATTGAAGATTATCTGAAAAATGTGGAATCTACAAAGAAGATAGGTATTATATCCGGTGTTGGAGACCGAAGAGATAATGATATCAGAGAGTGCGGGAAGATTGCCGGAAGAATGTTCGATTATATTATCATCCGAAATGAGAAACATCTTCGCGGAAGAACCGAAGAGGAAATCAACGGGTTGATTATTGATGGAATTAATGCTGCAGGCAGAGATGTCAGCTATGAAATCATTCCTAAAGAAATTGAAGCCTTGAAACATGCTATTGGAATGGCAGAAGAAGGAACATTTATCACAGCTTTAAGTGATGTTATTTCCAATGCTATTGATCTGGTTCAGGAATACCAGGCCAAGGAATTACTCGAAGATGATAAAAATATATAA
- a CDS encoding cyanophycinase: MKPVGKLIVIGGAVNKGSFAETDYDQNIEKNLNFFERGILRKIINESKLKENSVIEIVTTASQIPQIVGSEYKKAFEFLGAKNVNVLDIHNREEANSDAMVARANAADVMMFTGGDQLRLTSILGGTRFHDTVLLKYQEQDFIYSGTSAGAAAASENMIYQGSSSEALLKGEIKTTQGLGLIDNVIIDTHFVQRGRIGRLFQAVVNNPRTLGIGLGEDTGLFIHNDVMTAVGSGLVILVDGRFIKDTNLTNINLGEPISIDNLTVHVMSMNDHYDLTTKKLTIENSQFNPIPQDK; encoded by the coding sequence ATGAAACCTGTTGGAAAATTAATCGTTATCGGAGGAGCTGTAAACAAAGGAAGTTTTGCTGAAACCGACTATGATCAGAATATTGAAAAAAACCTTAATTTTTTTGAACGTGGGATCTTAAGAAAGATCATCAACGAATCAAAACTTAAAGAGAACTCTGTGATTGAAATCGTCACTACCGCTTCTCAAATTCCTCAGATCGTAGGCTCTGAATACAAAAAAGCATTTGAGTTTCTGGGGGCTAAAAATGTAAATGTTCTTGACATCCACAACCGTGAGGAAGCCAATTCTGATGCAATGGTAGCAAGAGCCAACGCTGCTGATGTCATGATGTTTACCGGCGGAGACCAGCTGAGACTAACTTCTATTCTTGGAGGAACAAGATTTCACGATACCGTTTTATTAAAATATCAGGAACAGGATTTTATTTATTCCGGAACTTCTGCAGGTGCTGCAGCAGCTTCTGAAAACATGATCTACCAGGGAAGCAGTTCTGAAGCCCTTCTAAAAGGAGAAATCAAAACTACTCAAGGTTTAGGTTTAATAGATAATGTTATTATTGATACTCACTTTGTACAGCGAGGCAGAATCGGACGTCTTTTCCAGGCAGTAGTGAACAATCCAAGAACTCTAGGAATCGGATTGGGTGAAGATACGGGGCTTTTCATTCATAATGACGTGATGACTGCTGTAGGTTCAGGTCTTGTAATACTGGTAGACGGAAGATTTATCAAAGACACTAATCTTACGAATATCAATCTTGGAGAACCTATTTCTATTGATAACTTAACGGTACATGTGATGTCTATGAATGATCACTATGATCTTACTACAAAGAAATTGACTATTGAAAATTCTCAATTTAATCCAATACCACAGGATAAATAA
- a CDS encoding isoaspartyl peptidase/L-asparaginase, which yields MKVIIHGGFFSESDQSHEVKTAKQNSLKVITEKAFDYLKTHSAFDTVAYAVSLLEDDPLYNAGIGSQIQSDGVIRMSAAIMNGNTQRLSGVINIQNVQNPIFVAKDLINEDDRVLGGNGAKIYATENGFENFSTEIPQRRKEYEAKLANGGKGTVGCVAIDQEGKLAVATSTGGKGFEIPGRISDSATVAGNYANAVCAVSCTGVGEDIVSNATAAKIVTRVTDGMNLQQAFSKTFDELKTIDGFAGAIAIDKEGNVYHQDSYPTMVFASFDGENFEVFS from the coding sequence ATGAAAGTAATTATCCACGGAGGTTTTTTCTCTGAAAGCGATCAAAGCCACGAAGTGAAAACAGCAAAACAGAATTCTTTAAAAGTAATTACTGAAAAGGCATTCGACTATCTTAAAACACATTCAGCTTTTGATACCGTTGCCTATGCCGTATCATTGCTTGAAGACGACCCTTTATACAATGCAGGAATCGGTTCTCAGATCCAGAGTGATGGCGTGATCCGTATGAGTGCTGCCATTATGAACGGAAATACTCAGAGACTAAGTGGTGTGATTAATATTCAAAATGTACAGAACCCTATTTTTGTAGCTAAAGACCTTATCAATGAAGACGACAGGGTTTTAGGAGGAAATGGTGCTAAAATTTATGCTACTGAAAATGGTTTTGAAAATTTTTCTACAGAAATTCCTCAAAGGAGAAAAGAATACGAAGCTAAACTTGCCAATGGCGGCAAAGGAACTGTAGGTTGTGTAGCGATTGATCAGGAAGGAAAACTTGCTGTGGCAACATCTACGGGAGGGAAAGGTTTTGAAATTCCCGGAAGGATTTCAGACTCTGCCACTGTGGCCGGGAATTATGCCAATGCTGTATGTGCCGTGAGCTGTACCGGCGTAGGGGAAGATATTGTCAGCAATGCTACTGCAGCAAAAATTGTAACAAGAGTTACAGATGGGATGAATCTTCAACAGGCCTTCAGCAAGACATTTGATGAACTTAAAACTATTGATGGGTTCGCAGGTGCTATTGCTATTGATAAAGAGGGAAATGTTTATCATCAGGATTCCTATCCTACTATGGTTTTCGCCAGTTTTGACGGTGAAAATTTCGAAGTCTTCTCTTAA
- a CDS encoding YtxH domain-containing protein, with product MGNKAKGLLALLGLGALAYWKYKNSSPEDQQAVKDKINTAKDNLNKWGNDLKSKANDVASQVQNKVDEAKTKAEDSLS from the coding sequence ATGGGAAACAAAGCAAAAGGTTTATTAGCTTTATTAGGTTTAGGAGCATTAGCTTATTGGAAATATAAGAATTCAAGCCCTGAAGATCAACAAGCTGTAAAAGATAAAATCAATACTGCAAAAGACAATCTTAATAAATGGGGAAATGACCTTAAAAGCAAAGCCAATGATGTTGCTTCCCAAGTTCAGAATAAAGTGGACGAAGCGAAAACAAAGGCTGAGGATTCCCTTAGCTAA
- a CDS encoding class I SAM-dependent methyltransferase — MENYLEINKKSWNAKVEPHLKSDFYFVDEFLKGRTSLNSIELDLLGDIKGKSILHLQCHFGQDSISLSRMGAKVTGIDLSDKAIDTARDLARQCETDTEFICSDVYNLPDILEQKFDIVYTSYGTIGWLPDLEKWAGVIDHFLKPGGKFIMAEFHPVVWMFDDDFTKVVYHYFNEKPIVETYEGTYADQSAPIVQEYIMWNHSLSEVLNNLIKKDLQLNTFREFDWSPYACFRHVEEFEKGKWRIPQFGNKIPLVFALAAEKK; from the coding sequence ATGGAAAATTACTTAGAAATCAATAAAAAATCTTGGAATGCTAAAGTAGAACCCCACCTGAAATCGGATTTTTACTTTGTAGATGAGTTTTTAAAAGGAAGAACTTCTCTGAATTCAATAGAACTGGATCTTCTTGGAGACATAAAAGGGAAAAGTATTCTGCATCTTCAATGTCATTTCGGTCAAGACTCTATTTCTCTTTCAAGAATGGGAGCTAAGGTTACCGGAATAGACCTTTCTGACAAAGCAATTGATACAGCTAGAGATCTAGCACGGCAATGTGAAACAGATACAGAGTTTATCTGTTCGGATGTGTATAATCTGCCTGATATTCTGGAACAGAAATTTGATATCGTTTACACAAGTTATGGTACGATAGGATGGCTTCCTGATCTTGAAAAGTGGGCTGGTGTTATCGATCATTTTCTAAAGCCGGGAGGAAAGTTCATTATGGCAGAGTTTCATCCTGTGGTCTGGATGTTTGACGATGACTTTACAAAAGTTGTCTACCACTATTTCAATGAAAAACCTATTGTGGAAACGTATGAAGGAACGTATGCGGATCAGTCTGCACCTATTGTTCAGGAGTACATCATGTGGAACCATTCTTTATCTGAAGTTCTCAATAATTTGATTAAAAAAGATCTACAATTGAATACTTTCAGAGAATTTGACTGGTCTCCATATGCTTGTTTCAGACATGTAGAAGAATTTGAGAAGGGAAAATGGAGAATTCCACAGTTTGGAAACAAAATACCATTGGTATTTGCGCTGGCAGCAGAGAAAAAATAA
- a CDS encoding PH domain-containing protein — MSERSRLDEIRDELKKLDISPTIFARKEIHELPDILSPDERIVYLVEGRNKLNNHHIILVATDRRLIFVDKEFMYGLKVEDFSYSKISSIQYETAFLLASIDIQVTDDIVEIDGVGKYHAELFCEKVRDFMSQPEKSFQSKSEPSVLDQLEQLGRLKETGVLSEEEFLEQKKKLMEKL, encoded by the coding sequence ATGAGCGAAAGATCAAGACTTGACGAAATAAGAGATGAACTTAAAAAACTGGATATCAGTCCTACTATATTTGCCCGAAAAGAAATTCATGAATTGCCGGATATCCTTTCACCAGACGAAAGAATTGTATACCTCGTAGAAGGCAGAAATAAACTGAACAATCATCATATTATTTTAGTCGCTACAGACAGAAGGCTGATTTTTGTAGATAAAGAATTCATGTATGGATTGAAAGTTGAGGATTTTTCTTACAGCAAGATAAGCTCTATACAATATGAAACGGCATTTTTATTGGCTTCCATAGATATTCAGGTTACAGATGATATTGTAGAGATTGATGGGGTAGGAAAGTACCATGCTGAGCTGTTTTGTGAAAAAGTAAGGGATTTCATGTCTCAACCTGAAAAATCCTTTCAAAGCAAGTCAGAGCCCAGTGTTTTAGACCAACTCGAGCAGCTTGGAAGATTAAAAGAAACAGGAGTTTTAAGTGAAGAAGAATTTCTGGAGCAAAAGAAAAAATTAATGGAGAAACTATAA
- a CDS encoding GNAT family N-acetyltransferase, whose translation MKDKVLAKIVEKWLKGWCLSREVSFPVPHKSGFRVFVGDEKQKERFVFPELNEDFFELANSIDEPWVYLKISTSPDEFTGKIPARWKLQPQGYLMTCFQPMNFPEISLAEGYHLEFSEYNTTFVVRVVAENGEQASIGRVSLIDDVAVYDRIITEKNHQRKGLASFLLKELEKIALSKGFSNNLLVATEEGKLLYETLGWKMYCLHTSVVIPSEE comes from the coding sequence ATGAAAGATAAAGTATTGGCAAAAATAGTAGAAAAATGGCTTAAAGGATGGTGTCTATCAAGAGAAGTCTCTTTTCCTGTTCCACATAAATCCGGCTTTAGAGTGTTCGTAGGAGATGAAAAACAAAAAGAACGTTTCGTGTTTCCTGAACTTAATGAAGATTTTTTCGAACTTGCAAACTCTATTGATGAGCCGTGGGTTTATCTGAAAATATCAACGTCTCCCGATGAGTTTACAGGAAAAATACCTGCAAGATGGAAATTACAGCCACAAGGATATCTGATGACCTGTTTTCAGCCAATGAATTTCCCGGAAATTAGTCTTGCAGAAGGCTATCATTTAGAATTTTCTGAATACAATACTACTTTTGTTGTCAGAGTTGTAGCAGAAAATGGGGAACAGGCCTCTATAGGTCGAGTTTCTCTTATAGACGATGTTGCTGTTTATGACAGGATTATCACTGAAAAAAATCATCAAAGGAAAGGACTCGCTAGTTTCTTGCTGAAAGAACTGGAGAAGATTGCTTTGTCAAAGGGTTTTTCCAATAACCTTTTAGTGGCTACAGAAGAGGGAAAACTATTGTATGAAACTTTAGGCTGGAAGATGTATTGCCTCCATACTTCGGTTGTGATTCCTTCAGAGGAATAA
- a CDS encoding PH domain-containing protein: MNNNCALCNTELTSMDTLLGANTLSDGNVLCNKCLNKLSDINDELLYNLNKFSIDDLNKMLSADKIEAVPAVAIAEQNLPAAIDFSSHQISKEVYKRRHQKIKSELEMLNANLSLFTKGEIKELPYLISEEEQIIAITDAQFVNTLATGVLVATPKRMISVSKGMFGAAKINDYPNESIKAVSFVTDSRSPIIKLHLDERMVEFECFMDKEDAEKFYDRIKAIYNSPREHSSKQIDSVNKNIPVSSEDIFNQLEKLGKLRENGILTDAEFAEQKKKLLKQLQ, encoded by the coding sequence ATGAACAATAATTGTGCATTGTGTAACACGGAATTAACATCTATGGATACACTTTTGGGAGCTAATACACTTTCAGACGGCAATGTTTTATGCAATAAATGTTTAAATAAATTAAGCGATATCAATGATGAATTGCTGTACAATCTTAATAAATTCAGTATTGATGATCTTAATAAAATGTTGAGTGCAGATAAAATTGAAGCGGTTCCGGCTGTGGCAATTGCAGAACAGAATCTTCCTGCAGCTATAGATTTTAGCTCCCATCAAATCTCAAAAGAGGTTTATAAACGAAGACATCAGAAAATAAAGAGTGAACTGGAAATGTTGAATGCTAACCTTTCCCTCTTTACCAAAGGAGAAATCAAAGAACTTCCTTATCTGATTTCCGAAGAAGAACAGATCATTGCGATCACGGATGCTCAATTCGTTAATACATTGGCCACAGGAGTATTGGTAGCAACACCCAAAAGAATGATATCTGTTTCAAAAGGAATGTTTGGGGCTGCAAAAATCAATGATTACCCTAACGAAAGTATTAAGGCTGTAAGTTTTGTAACAGATTCCAGATCGCCAATTATCAAATTACATCTTGATGAAAGAATGGTAGAGTTTGAATGTTTCATGGATAAAGAGGATGCTGAGAAATTCTACGACAGGATAAAAGCTATTTATAATAGTCCTCGGGAACATTCTTCAAAACAAATTGATTCTGTAAACAAAAATATTCCGGTTTCATCAGAAGACATTTTTAATCAACTTGAGAAATTAGGAAAACTGAGAGAAAACGGAATTTTGACCGATGCAGAATTTGCGGAGCAAAAAAAGAAATTGCTGAAACAATTACAATAA
- the hisS gene encoding histidine--tRNA ligase, with amino-acid sequence MKPSLAKGTRDFTAQEVSRRKYIINILQNNFELFGFQPLETPSFENLSTLTGKYGEEGDRLIFKILNSSINEAKEEKKNQMLHDFQRALEKPFSAESLTDKALRYDLTVPFARFVAMNHGKLTFPFKRSQIQPVWRADRPQKGRFREFYQCDADVVGSESLLQEVELVQLYLKSFADLKVPVTIHMNNRKILSGLAEYAGITDKLIDFTVALDKLDKIGKDGVVKELLEREISQESIEKLDFLFSQSDDALENLLQLKEKFAGNEIGLKGVEELEYVLTQSLNLGVDIQNLVFNITLARGLDYYTGAIFEVKADEVAMGSIGGGGRYDNLTEVFGVKNIPGIGISFGLDRIYLVMEELNLFPEEASAKIEYLFANFGGEGVTEALKLIIQLRAKGSSAELYPENSKINKQFTYAEKKGIKNLVFLGEEEIKNNTVTYKDLEAGEQKTVSLEEFLGK; translated from the coding sequence ATGAAGCCAAGTTTAGCAAAAGGGACGAGAGATTTTACGGCACAGGAAGTTTCCAGAAGAAAATATATCATCAATATTTTACAGAATAATTTCGAATTATTCGGGTTTCAGCCACTGGAAACTCCAAGTTTTGAAAATCTGTCTACACTGACAGGAAAATACGGAGAAGAGGGTGACCGCTTGATTTTTAAAATTTTAAATTCAAGTATCAACGAAGCAAAAGAAGAGAAAAAGAACCAGATGCTTCATGATTTTCAAAGAGCATTAGAAAAACCTTTCAGTGCGGAAAGTCTTACAGATAAAGCTCTTCGCTATGATCTTACTGTACCTTTTGCAAGATTCGTGGCAATGAATCATGGGAAACTGACATTTCCATTCAAACGTTCTCAAATCCAACCGGTTTGGAGAGCGGACAGACCTCAGAAAGGAAGATTCAGAGAATTTTATCAGTGTGATGCCGATGTTGTAGGAAGTGAAAGTTTACTACAAGAGGTAGAATTGGTTCAGTTGTATTTGAAATCATTTGCAGATCTAAAAGTTCCTGTAACGATTCATATGAACAACAGAAAGATTCTTTCCGGATTGGCAGAATATGCAGGAATCACAGATAAACTGATTGACTTTACTGTAGCATTGGATAAACTGGATAAAATTGGTAAAGACGGGGTTGTTAAAGAATTACTGGAAAGGGAAATTTCTCAGGAATCTATTGAAAAATTAGACTTCTTGTTCAGTCAGTCTGACGATGCACTGGAAAACCTCCTTCAACTGAAAGAGAAATTTGCAGGAAACGAAATCGGGCTGAAAGGAGTGGAAGAACTTGAATATGTTCTTACCCAATCTCTGAATCTTGGTGTTGATATTCAAAACCTGGTGTTCAATATTACTCTGGCGAGAGGATTAGATTATTATACCGGAGCTATTTTCGAAGTGAAGGCAGATGAAGTTGCCATGGGTTCCATTGGAGGTGGTGGTAGATATGATAATCTGACTGAAGTTTTTGGGGTGAAAAACATTCCGGGAATAGGAATTTCATTCGGATTAGACAGAATTTATCTTGTGATGGAAGAATTGAACCTGTTCCCTGAAGAGGCTTCTGCTAAAATAGAATATCTTTTTGCAAACTTCGGTGGAGAAGGAGTAACAGAAGCTTTAAAGTTGATCATACAACTAAGAGCAAAAGGGAGTTCTGCAGAACTGTATCCTGAAAATTCAAAGATTAATAAGCAGTTTACCTATGCAGAGAAGAAAGGCATAAAGAATCTTGTCTTCTTGGGTGAAGAGGAAATTAAAAATAATACGGTTACCTATAAAGATCTTGAGGCAGGAGAACAGAAAACTGTTTCTTTAGAGGAATTCTTGGGAAAATAA
- a CDS encoding HRDC domain-containing protein yields the protein MMKVKVFKIRIPEEFLYKDQKMLDDFLEANEIMKVETAFVSEERYWSVILYFEEAKPAKNTVKEPKTVKYSVESDTLNRDEEKILDALKLWRSEKAREQNLPTYFIASNKELMSVAKYKPARKEELLEIKGFGKHKIENYGEEILEILESV from the coding sequence ATGATGAAAGTAAAAGTTTTTAAAATCAGGATTCCTGAAGAGTTTCTCTACAAAGACCAGAAAATGCTGGATGATTTTCTGGAAGCCAATGAGATTATGAAAGTGGAAACAGCTTTTGTAAGTGAAGAACGGTATTGGTCTGTAATATTGTATTTTGAAGAAGCAAAGCCTGCAAAAAATACAGTAAAAGAACCAAAGACAGTCAAATATTCTGTCGAGAGTGATACTTTGAACAGGGATGAAGAAAAGATATTAGATGCTTTGAAACTCTGGAGATCAGAGAAAGCCAGAGAACAGAATCTTCCCACTTATTTTATCGCCAGTAATAAAGAACTGATGTCTGTGGCCAAATATAAACCTGCAAGGAAAGAGGAATTACTCGAAATCAAAGGGTTTGGAAAACATAAGATTGAAAACTATGGTGAAGAAATTCTTGAAATCCTTGAAAGTGTATGA
- a CDS encoding single-stranded DNA-binding protein, translated as MSLRNKVTLIGYTGKEVEMVNFDNGNVKASVSLATSDHYTNAKGEKVEETQWHNLIAFGKTAEIFEKYVPKGKEIAIEGKLTYRSYDDKDGVKRYVTEIRVDEILLLGGK; from the coding sequence ATGTCACTAAGAAACAAAGTAACATTAATTGGTTACACAGGAAAAGAAGTTGAAATGGTAAACTTCGATAACGGAAATGTAAAAGCAAGTGTGTCCTTAGCTACCAGTGATCATTACACGAATGCCAAAGGAGAAAAGGTAGAGGAAACCCAATGGCATAACCTTATTGCATTCGGGAAAACAGCAGAGATTTTTGAAAAATATGTTCCCAAAGGAAAAGAAATTGCCATTGAGGGAAAGCTTACCTACAGATCATATGATGATAAAGACGGAGTGAAGCGGTATGTTACAGAAATTCGCGTAGACGAGATCCTGTTATTAGGTGGTAAATAA